From the Apis cerana isolate GH-2021 linkage group LG3, AcerK_1.0, whole genome shotgun sequence genome, one window contains:
- the LOC107997089 gene encoding uncharacterized protein LOC107997089 isoform X2, whose translation MSNPYRARPSRSRADHSLGYGAHNQTVWNPMSRVPSQVSSNDSIQHQPSLLNQPKQSNDPWNNSWNWDFDKQTDNQQQQSSQQERQQQHYIPSYNQGQLISNSVQDHYYQNVNGKKSDLLNQNSMPDRNTSGNVASRSLVPNHTDSFTPYSNYNQYQQYAPPPRTNSVKSGSMNFDQLQWTSDQSQNVSYSQQKSSIQNQKHQTSRPVLVSSNYNWIKSDQTNLITPQNWQNQSNISGHWQDQKMDKEAQNFDNISNQYASQIQQTRSIQHLPSSTENKEHSINDANDENWSNQINISSSQWNAQNQESTLLNQTQQISQNYNANDEFNAWSQATNTEISQSWKEMNDNNASQWLQEQQENNNIVEENVKKEITGIVSTNDRQQNHTIPPHHIQSNATSATDPNIELKEERKKSISSLIPNSVNSKDSNIHIKTNIAKSHFSDSRLNMSATPETVSTVASSENISIQENNDFNLANDSVEWGKSNSTEELPTKLEQLSLGNKLNKNLENQNDSKEIQPITCDDGWGQNTASNNNTTSDNISVLPLDCATLSTENIHSNDNQKVISQEHSVLNAYQITNIKPIDNVAQSGYDQWYSQDTLQHVSENTWYSKDNVCSSKEWGIEQNVENYENIQQPSEFVNLEVVTPSLQERDIYGSRDSINKETLDNDPKPILNSTKEIVNMRDFRQEINNIEVPSAQQSTRSHSLLQSEQVPDNYEFASNDRNTFLETGELTDSHQEHEPTPPSQDDENDEVPNDIPFLREVPGQSSSIDPRRNDPTGQEQYIQSGQRLSDPRRNDPSGQEQSLQIRNISERSERRDVPPGQERNVPLLSRADSDTMERRNDPSGRERSLPPQQSRNDPSGEERYQSQSQIMLEPSETREVPGRGNESEDPVQQTDENLRQIPGGAFPNEVAQSSDDRTNGRVVTGSQEVPSINSTIQDQTTDSRNKREEAVGASMRESQGISSASNRRDSYEDEDDEVSGNSRDDSRERRRDSSSERRRYEYERKSAYYDREREYDDDYYYDRRRGGENDRTYNTRDEFDRREIPYREDDRKHHSRDDLDRHAREEIDRRNRAKEDIDDRDIRRRPDDRRKDRVDDGMRRREIRDYDLRYSRDRDYLDRDRRRDDRRPRRYDDYDIRDPYRREYYDDPYSRGSRPSSRSSYNDRDREYYMRTRDPYYPYNGYGVPGYDYGVHYANNYYAYIENLRRTNPALYSEWYHKYYANQHQQQHISRGVGNYPEDRASVHSGRSSCDERFFTNSSACFYSPNKALYVPYFGYPEWTRSPQRRQNSSYQNLNRATDKRTLGDMSMLEDSAATSARMTPTKFSISHAYGCFSIGSLIHVYPAYPSDGERAKVDIFKLENLLSHDPIARDLRAYPGPLIKGVTHKKTIIEYCENKIKKAASNEEMVDRASYILLYELMIMLIQQNGNVVGVDIAALLLRNKDAYPYDMNKQKLQDSGRRESVISQRSGISIGDSIQGNQDSVIASEKIENKPRKSIEQITDEFRNTLLYGLVQEALEYAMNEGLWGHALFLASKLDKRTHASVMTRFANSLPFHDPLQTLYQLHSGRVPAVVTGISDPRWDDWRPHLAMIISNTSANPEINRRSITTLGDTLSTRGDIYAAHFCYILAQVDFGTYGASNVKLVLIGANHHKPYNAFFTTEAIMLTEIYEYARNLSEPGFTLIDLQTFKFDLAIKMVDHGLIEKALLYIEQIAVNIFNEPSKYKKSFINAVYNLGDRIRYHDPVYKESVDETTTLTWFNNLSEIVGKCHMGEIIENEIYTSQTKQESYNNVQNQEVHEIKQQQWNTIQSEYREGPTSMMEVTTTDTQSEWQPLSLPSNIPDTYDQSMQYTKNNEESYQQPQQQEYWNQDSYYQNNYGRNDSTISNWQQSTHSSYPPEQGDIDDSQQQEKWNYETEREEKTSTVESSQPAISMTPSTRKQYDPLEELDALETPKPALKSAASVKKTSEKSAEKKSSNSGSSWFGGLFSKLAPKPRNQMILPDDNNPTIVWDPVAKKWMNKDEDGDNNSTTVAPPPKASDMGFRTPVPTEQISSQPSQPSQSSQPPLQTDESTVNKFKLPRGRSMRANYIDVMNPSGSKNSGAPSSIPTPVTSPMVPMATSSPQLFIPAPVNDPSAPVDFLTPTATSIIPTNASENVSQGFSRWSSTSSLSREVQSYTMRDPRFLPQNKGPMMYNPSDMKNRSAKNLHQSGYPPR comes from the exons ATGAgt AATCCTTATAGAGCTAGACCATCTAGGTCTAGAGCAGATCACAGTTTAGGATATGGAGCTCATAATCAGACTGTATGGAATCCAATGTCTAGAGTACCATCACAAGTATCATCAAATGATTCCATTCAACATCAACCATCTCTTTTGAATCAACCAAAACAATCAAATGATCCTTGGAATAATTCATGGAATTGGGATTTTGATAAACAAACAGATAATCAACAACAACAATCATCACAACAAGAACGACAACAACAACATTATATACCTTCATATAATCAAGGACAGTTAATATCTAATTCTGTTCAAGACCACTATTATCAAAATGTTAATGGTAAAAAATCTGATTTGCTTAATCAGAATTCAATGCCAGATAGAAACACATCAGGAAATGTTGCTAGTAGATCTCTAGTTCCTAATCATACAGATTCTTTTACAccttattcaaattataatcaatatcaaCAGTATGCACCACCCCCTCGAACAAATTCTGTGAAATCTGGTTCTATGAATTTTGATCAGCTTCAATGGACAAGTGATCAGTCTCAAAATGTTTCATATTCACAACAAAAATCAAGTatacaaaatcaaaaacaTCAAACATCACGTCCTGTTTTAGTTAGCAGCAATTACAATTGGATTAAATCTGATCAGACAAATTTAATAACCCCACAAAATTGGCAAAATCAGAGTAATATATCAGGACATTGGCAAGATCAAAAAATGGATAAAGAAGcacaaaattttgataatataagtAATCAATATGCATCACAAATACAACAAACAAGATCAATTCAACACCTTCCATCTTCTACAGAGAATAAAGAACATTCTATAAATGAtgcaaatgatgaaaattggtccaatcaaattaatatatcatcttCTCAATGGAATGCTCAAAATCAGGAATCTACATTGTTAAATCAAACTCAGCaaatatcacaaaattataatgCTAATGATGAATTCAATGCTTGGTCACAAGCAACAAATACTGAAATTTCACAGTCATGGAAAGaaatgaatgataataatgcATCTCAATGGTTACAAGAACagcaagaaaataataatatagtagaagaaaatgttaaaaaagaaattactggTATAGTTTCTACAAATGATCGACAACAAAATCATACAATACCACCTCATCATATTCAATCTAATGCTACTTCAGCAACAGATCCAAATATAGAActtaaagaagaaagaaaaaaatctatatcttcattaattccaaattctgtaaattctaaagattctaatatacatataaaaacaaatattgctAAATCACATTTTTCTGATTCTCGACTTAATATGTCTGCTACTCCTGAAACTGTATCAACTGTTGCaagttctgaaaatatttctattcaagaaaataatgattttaatttagcaAATGATTCAGTAGAATGGGGTAAAAGTAATTCAACAGAAGAGTTACCTACAAAATTAGAACAGTTAAGTCttggtaataaattaaataaaaatttagaaaatcaaaatgattCCAAAGAAATACAACCTATTACATGTGATGATGGATGGGGTCAAAATACagcttctaataataatactacatCTGATAATATATCTGTATTGCCTTTAGATTGTGCTACACTTAGtacagaaaatattcattctaatGATAATCAAAAAGTTATTAGTCAAGAACATTCAGTACTTAATGCATATCAAATAACAAACATTAAACCTATAGATAATGTAGCACAAAGTGGATATGATCAATGGTATAGTCAAGATACTTTACAACATGTCTCAGAAAATACATGGTATTCAAAAGATAATGTTTGTTCATCTAAAGAATGGGGTATAGAACAAAATGTAgaaaactatgaaaatattcaacagCCTTcagaatttgtaaatttagaaGTAGTTACGCCATCATTACAAGAACGCGATATATATGGTTCAAGAGATTCCATAAATAAGGAAACTTTAGATAATGATCCTAAACCAATTCTGAATTCTACCAAGGAGATAGTTAATATGCGTGATTTTAggcaagaaataaataatattgaagtaCCTTCCGCGCAACAATCTACGCGATCCCATTCACTTCTTCAATCTGAACAG gtaccagataattatgaatttgcaTCAAATGATAGAAATACTTTTTTGGAAACTGGAGAATTAACTGATTCTCATCAAGAACATGAACCAACTCCGCCGAGTCAAGATGACGAAAATGACGAAGTGCCTAATGACATTCCATTTTTACGCGAAGTACCAGGACAATCAAGCTCTATAGATCCTCGTAGAAATGACCCAACAGGACAGGAACAATATATTCAATCCGGTCAAAGATTATCTGATCCAAGAAGAAATGATCCTTCTGGTCAAGAACAAAGTCTTCAGATAAGAAACATATCTGAAAGATCAGAACGGCGCGATGTTCCACCTGGACAAGAAAGAAATGTTCCTTTACTCTCACGAGCAGATTCTGATACAATGGAACGTCGAAATGATCCGTCTGGTAGAGAACGATCTCTACCTCCACAGCAATCACGAAATGATCCATCTGGAGAAGAAAGGTATCAGTCTCAATCACAAATTATGTTAGAACCAAGTGAAACCCGAGAAGTGCCTGGAAGAGGTAATGAATCTGAAGATCCTGTACAACAAACAGATGAAAATCTTAGACAAATACCGGGCGGTGCATTTCCAAATGAAGTTGCTCAATCTTCAGATGATAGAACTAATGGAAGAGTAGTTACAGGTTCTCAAGAAGTTCCTTCAAtaaatt cTACAATACAAGATCAAACTACTGATTCAAGAAATAAACGGGAGGAAGCTGTTGGTGCATCAATGCGCGAGAGTCAAGGAATTTCTAGTGCATCAAATCGTAGAGATTCTTATGAAGACGAAGATGATGAGGTTTCCGGAAATAGTAGAGATGATAGTAGAGAAAGACGACGTGATAGCAGTTCGGAACGTCGAAGATATGAATACGAACGAAAAAGTGCATA TTATGATCGTGAACGAGAATATgatgatgattattattatgatcgtCGTCGTGGAGGAGAAAATGATCGAACATATAATACACGCGATGAATTCGATCGTCGAGAAATTCCTTATCGAGAGGATGATCGTAAGCATCATAGTCGAGACGATCTTGATAGACATGCAAGAGAAGAAATAGATAGAAGAAACAGAGCTAAAGAAGATATAGATGATAGAGATATTAGAAGAAGACCAGACGACCGTAGAAAAGATAGAGTTGATGATGGGATGCGACGTAGAGAAATTAGAGACTATGATTTACGATATTCTAGAGATCGTGATTATCTTGATCGTGATAGAAGAAGAGACGATAGACGACCAAGACGATACGATGATTATGATATAAGAGATCCATATAGAAGAGAATATTATGATGATCCTTATAGTAGagg ATCTAGACCATCCAGTAGATCCTCTTATAACGATAGAGATCGAGAATATTATATGCGAACAAGAGATCCTTATTATCCTTATAATG GATATGGTGTTCCTGGATATGATTATGGTGTTCATTAtgccaataattattatgcatatattgaaaatttacgaCGTACAAATCCTGCTCTCTATTCAGAAtggtatcataaatattacgcTAATCAACATCAGCAACAACATATTTCTCGTGGTGTTGGTAATTATCCAGAAGACAGAGCAAGTGTTCATTCTGGGCGTAGTTCTTGCGACGAAAG attttttacaaattcaagTGCATGCTTCTACTCGCCAAACAAAGCATTATATGTTCCGTATTTCGGATATCCTGAATGGACTAGGAGTCCGCAACGAAGACAGAATTCaagttatcaaaatttaaatag aGCAACTGACAAACGAACTTTAGGTGATATGTCTATGCTTGAAGATTCAGCAGCTACATCTGCACGCATGACACCAACTAAGTTTTCTATTTCACATGCATATg gATGTTTTTCTATTGGATCTTTGATACATGTATATCCAGCTTATCCATCTGATGGTGAAAGAGCCAAAGTAGACATTTTTAAGTTGGAAAATCTACTTTCGCATGATCCTATAGCACGTGATTTACGAGCTTATCCTGGTCCTTTAATTAA ggGTGTTACtcataaaaaaactattatcgaatattgcgagaataaaattaaaaaagcagCATCAAACGAAGAAATGGTCGATCGTGCctcatatatacttttatatgaattaatgatTATGTTGATTCAACAAAATGGA aatgttGTTGGTGTTGATATAGCAGCATTATTACTCAGAAACAAAGATGCATATCCTTACGATATGAATAAGCAAAAATTACAAGATTCGGGAAGAAGAGAATCAGTAATATCTCAAAGATCAGGAATATCAATTGGAGATAGTATTCAAGGTAATCAAGATAGTGTAATAGCAtccgaaaaaatcgaaaataaaccACGAAAAAGCATTGAACAAATAACAGACGAGTTTAGAAACACATTGCTTTATGGATTAGTTCAAGAAGCACtag AATATGCAATGAATGAAGGTCTTTGGGGACATGCACTCTTCTTAGCTAGCAAATTGGATAAACGTACACATGCGTCTGTAATGACACGTTTTGCTAATAGTTTACCATTCCACGATCCATTACAAACTTTATATCAACTTCATTCTGGTCGTGTACCAGCTGTTGTTACTGGTATATCAGATCCACGATGGGATGATTGGAGACCTCATTTAGCTATGATTATATCAAACACATCTGCTAATCCAGAAATTAATCGTCGCTCAATTACAACTCTTGGAGATACACTTTCTACGCGAGGAGATATTTACGCAGctcatttttgttatatacttGCACAAGTTGATTTTGGTACTTATGGAGCAAGTAATGTAAAGCTTGTATTAATTGGTGCAAACCATCATAAACCCTATAATGCATTTTTCACAACGGAAGCTATTATGCTTAcggaaatatatgaatatgctAGAAATCTCAGTGAACCAGGTTTTACATTAATAGATCTTCAAAcctttaaatttgatttggcAATAAAAATGGTAGATCATGGATTAATAGAAAAAGCTTTATTGTATATAGAACAAATTGcagtaaatattttcaatgaaccATCAAAGtacaaaaaatcatttatcaatGCAGTTTACAATTTAGGAGACAGGATTAGATATCACGATCCAGTTTATAAAGAGTCTGTTGATGAAACTACAACTTTAACTTGGttcaataatttatctgaAATTGTTGGTAAATGCCat atgggagaaattattgagaatgaaatttatacttCTCAAACAAAACAAGAATCATATAACAATGTACAAAATCAAGAAGTCCATGAGATAAAACAACAACAATGGAATACGATTCAATCTGAATACAGAGAAGGTCCAACATCAATGATGGAAGTAACCACGACTGATACACAATCAGAATGGCAACCATTATCTTTACCATCAAATATACCAGACACATATGATCAAAGTAtgcaatatacaaaaaataatgaagaatctTATCAGCAACCACAACAACAAGAATATTGGAATCAAGAttcttattatcaaaataattatggaAGAAACGACAGTACCATTTCAAATTGGCAACAATCAACTCATTCATCATATCCTCCTGAACAAGGTGATATTGATGATTCTCAACAACAGGAAAAATGGAACTATGAG acggaaagagaagaaaaaacatcTACTGTTGAA tcATCGCAACCGGCAATTTCAATGACACCATCAACGAGAAAACAATATGATCCCTTAGAAGAACTGGATGCACTCGAGACTCCAAAACCAGCTTTGAAATCTGCAGCTTCGGTTAAGAAAACTTCAGAAAAATCAGCTGAAAAGAAATCATCTAATAGTGGAAGTTCTTGGTTCGGTGGTCTATTTAGCAAATTGGCTCCAAAACCAAGAAATCAGATGATATTACCAGATGACAATAATCCAACA atCGTTTGGGATCCTGTTGCTAAAAAATGGATGAACAAAGACGAAGATGGAGACAATAATTCGACTACAGTAGCTCCTCCTCCAAAAGCTTCCGATATGGGATTTAGAACACCCGTTCCCACGGAACAAATTTCATCCCAACCATCACAACCATCTCAATCATCTCAACCACCTTTGCAAACTGATGAATCCActgtgaataaatttaaattacctaGAGGTAGAAGTATGCGTGCCAATTATATAGATGTAATGAATCCAAGTGGTTCAAAAAATAGTGGAGCACCTTCAAGTATACCAACTCCAGTAACATCCCCCATGGTACCTATGGCAACTTCGTCACCTCAGTTATTTATTCCCGCTCcag ttaatgATCCAAGTGCTCCTGTAGACTTCTTAACTCCAACAGCAACATCAATCATACCTACAAATGCTTCTGAAAATGTATCTCAAGgg TTCTCTCGATGGAGCTCAACCAGCTCGTTATCGCGAGAGGTGCAGAGCTACACTATGAGGGATCCGCGTTTCCTCCCACAAAACAAG gGACCAATGATGTACAACCCAAGCGACATGAAGAATCGTTCAGCGAAAAACTTACATCAGAGCGGGTATCCTCCACGATAA